A region of Moorena producens PAL-8-15-08-1 DNA encodes the following proteins:
- a CDS encoding DUF928 domain-containing protein, producing MIWQQSPTYLAVLTTMLSAALVTDFTAPQLLAQSYPHHEVGAYFPPPPERGSPSRTLGAGTHMIKFPPVPERGEPRRTAGGGSRSYSCTDSDDIPLTAIVPANNLVTTVAANPTLFWYVPKTTASEAEFVLIDDQNQEVYLTSVSLDNTNGIVQLSVPTTVPLTMGKKYKWFFVLVCDPQERSRDHWVQGILERTELSPELALNLEQEQNTLEQAKLYADALIWQETLTTIAQLRDSQPQAWVDLIKSVGLEAIANKPFLNCCTASN from the coding sequence ATGATCTGGCAACAATCTCCAACCTATCTGGCAGTGCTGACTACAATGCTCTCGGCTGCACTGGTAACTGACTTCACCGCACCCCAGTTACTGGCACAGTCATACCCACACCATGAAGTGGGTGCATACTTCCCACCACCACCAGAGCGAGGATCACCGTCTAGAACCCTTGGGGCTGGGACACATATGATTAAATTTCCACCAGTACCAGAACGAGGAGAACCTAGAAGAACAGCAGGAGGAGGGTCTCGTAGCTATTCCTGTACTGACAGCGACGACATCCCTTTGACTGCTATCGTGCCTGCCAATAATCTGGTCACAACCGTGGCGGCTAATCCGACACTGTTCTGGTATGTTCCCAAAACTACAGCCTCCGAAGCAGAATTTGTGTTAATTGATGACCAGAATCAAGAGGTTTACCTGACCAGCGTGAGCCTGGATAACACGAACGGTATTGTGCAACTGAGCGTACCGACAACCGTACCTCTGACCATGGGTAAGAAATACAAGTGGTTTTTCGTACTCGTTTGCGATCCTCAAGAGCGTAGCCGAGATCATTGGGTTCAAGGAATTCTAGAGCGTACTGAACTTAGTCCAGAATTAGCGCTTAATCTAGAGCAGGAGCAAAATACCTTAGAACAAGCCAAACTATATGCTGATGCTCTGATTTGGCAAGAAACTCTGACTACTATCGCCCAGTTACGGGATTCCCAGCCCCAAGCATGGGTAGATCTGATCAAATCAGTGGGCTTAGAAGCGATCGCTAACAAACCGTTTCTGAATTGCTGTACAGCTAGCAATTAA
- a CDS encoding CHASE2 domain-containing protein yields the protein MWQPLKQQLWEWRGVLITTPVVAGIAIAFRLLGWLQPYELAALDQYFCWRPKEPTDERIVIVAMSEADLKGAGRWPITDRMLARLLDKIKAQNPAAIGLDLYRDFPVEPGHGELRRVFETTPNLVGIEYIDQDNPDNSVAPPPILSERGLVGANNVVNDMDGILRRSLLSLKINDGVQPSFSMLLAEIYLESKNLFPEPLQQDPRIFQWGKAMFRPLASNDGGYVGIDDGGYQIFLNYRGAAGTFPMVTMTDILEDNIPDDLINDSIVLIGATAVSLNDFFYTAYSNDTTIRESTAGVEVQANMVSQIISAVENGRPLLKTWSEPVEILWIVGWSVVGAILTWKWRYLGGLGGLSLRRTAITVVATGTLFGSTYGAFLGGWWLPVIPPLLALSGSAIAITAYVASTVKEIRHTFGRYLTDQVVADLLENPDKQKLGGENRKITILTSDLRGFTAISERLHPQEVVKILNIYLGHMADVITAYQGTIDEFMGDGILVLFGALTLQEDDAHRAVACALAMQLAMTSVNEEIEQLGYPKLEMGIGINTGVVVLGNIGSEKRTKYSVIGSAVNLAYRIESYTTGGQVMISSSTLEETGECLRIDGQIQVKPKGIKQPITIYEVGGIRHNYNLFLPKQQETFFQVNQKIELQFNYAFLDGKHISNSVYTGRLVEISSKGAKLRANSSEISAIPEALSNIKLNLLDPDNVNQPSEDIYAKVLEKTAEPGSFYIRLTAVPPEISAKLESIYQSVIRN from the coding sequence ATGTGGCAACCACTAAAACAACAACTATGGGAATGGCGCGGTGTTCTAATTACTACACCGGTGGTGGCTGGAATTGCGATCGCATTCAGGCTACTCGGCTGGTTACAGCCTTACGAACTAGCGGCTCTCGACCAATACTTTTGTTGGCGTCCGAAGGAACCTACAGATGAACGGATTGTGATTGTGGCTATGAGTGAGGCAGATTTAAAGGGTGCTGGACGGTGGCCAATCACTGATCGGATGCTTGCCCGACTTTTAGACAAAATCAAAGCTCAAAATCCTGCAGCCATTGGTCTTGACCTGTATCGGGATTTTCCAGTTGAACCCGGTCATGGTGAGTTACGCAGGGTGTTTGAAACCACACCCAACTTAGTTGGTATCGAATACATCGATCAAGACAACCCTGACAATTCCGTGGCTCCTCCACCGATTCTCAGTGAACGTGGTCTCGTAGGTGCCAATAATGTCGTAAATGATATGGATGGTATCCTGCGGCGCAGCTTACTTTCTTTGAAAATAAATGATGGCGTACAGCCCTCCTTTAGTATGCTCCTAGCGGAGATTTATCTAGAGTCAAAAAACCTTTTTCCTGAACCATTACAGCAAGATCCCAGAATTTTCCAGTGGGGCAAGGCCATGTTTCGCCCTTTGGCCAGCAATGATGGCGGTTATGTGGGAATCGATGATGGCGGTTACCAGATTTTCTTGAACTATCGCGGAGCAGCGGGAACCTTCCCCATGGTAACCATGACCGACATTCTGGAAGATAACATTCCAGATGACTTGATCAATGATTCCATCGTTTTAATTGGTGCAACTGCGGTCAGTTTAAATGACTTTTTCTACACCGCCTACAGTAATGACACTACCATCCGGGAGTCAACGGCTGGTGTGGAAGTCCAAGCTAACATGGTCAGCCAAATTATTAGTGCTGTGGAAAATGGTCGTCCCTTGCTCAAAACCTGGTCTGAGCCTGTGGAAATCCTGTGGATTGTAGGCTGGTCTGTCGTTGGTGCGATTCTAACTTGGAAATGGCGCTATCTTGGGGGTCTCGGAGGGCTGTCATTGAGGAGAACTGCGATTACCGTGGTGGCCACAGGGACATTATTCGGAAGTACCTATGGAGCGTTTTTGGGGGGTTGGTGGCTCCCGGTGATACCGCCATTGTTAGCCTTAAGTGGGTCTGCAATTGCCATCACAGCTTACGTTGCTAGCACTGTTAAAGAGATTCGTCACACCTTTGGACGTTACCTAACTGACCAAGTGGTGGCGGATTTGCTGGAGAACCCAGACAAACAAAAACTCGGGGGTGAAAACCGGAAAATCACGATCTTGACCTCTGATTTAAGAGGCTTCACTGCCATCTCAGAACGGTTACATCCCCAAGAGGTGGTCAAAATCCTCAACATCTATTTGGGTCACATGGCGGATGTGATTACTGCTTATCAAGGAACTATCGACGAGTTCATGGGGGATGGGATTTTAGTGCTTTTTGGTGCTCTCACCCTCCAAGAGGATGATGCCCACAGAGCAGTGGCTTGTGCCCTAGCGATGCAGTTAGCCATGACTAGTGTCAATGAAGAAATCGAGCAGTTGGGCTATCCAAAACTGGAAATGGGCATCGGTATCAATACCGGTGTGGTTGTGCTTGGGAATATTGGTTCCGAAAAACGCACCAAATATAGTGTCATTGGCAGCGCCGTTAACCTGGCTTACCGGATCGAATCTTATACAACTGGTGGTCAAGTTATGATTTCTTCTTCCACTTTGGAAGAAACTGGCGAATGCTTAAGAATTGACGGTCAAATACAGGTAAAACCCAAGGGAATTAAACAGCCAATTACTATCTATGAAGTGGGTGGAATTCGGCATAATTATAACCTATTTTTACCCAAACAGCAAGAAACGTTTTTCCAGGTTAACCAAAAAATTGAGCTACAATTTAATTATGCTTTTCTAGATGGAAAGCATATCAGTAATTCCGTCTACACTGGACGTTTAGTAGAGATTTCAAGTAAGGGAGCTAAGCTTCGTGCTAACAGCAGCGAAATCTCTGCTATCCCTGAGGCACTCAGTAATATTAAGCTCAACTTACTCGATCCAGATAATGTGAACCAACCCAGTGAGGACATCTACGCCAAGGTTTTAGAAAAAACAGCAGAACCGGGAAGTTTTTACATCCGGTTAACTGCTGTCCCTCCGGAGATATCAGCAAAACTAGAATCTATATACCAGTCAGTAATCAGGAATTGA
- a CDS encoding DUF928 domain-containing protein: MKNTANIINLFGRTTWACTTSILIVLLFCTLTPKPSYSQGLQSVNGQVADSNHNSSETQNSSQNSSAKRSRLRFIPPTDSAPRKSNGSGSRGGCEQLPSELVTLLIPSKEVAAQTISGHPRFLWYLSEPVDVPIVFTLVDTVEHQTIFEKKIDSAEVGMISVELPENSPQLIANPPGLEAKDRNIYMWFVTLECDRENPSNNSYHTSWIERVSPPPELEQKLAAVAANTNSSTSELLHQQAIIYAEAGAWFDALDALYQAQAANPNDSSIRADFIALLEQVGLGSVAQ; the protein is encoded by the coding sequence ATGAAAAATACCGCTAACATTATTAATTTATTCGGGCGTACAACATGGGCATGTACAACATCAATCCTGATTGTACTGCTGTTTTGCACACTCACCCCTAAACCAAGCTATTCTCAAGGGTTGCAATCTGTCAACGGTCAGGTGGCAGATTCTAATCATAACTCATCTGAAACCCAAAATAGTTCCCAAAATAGTTCAGCTAAACGCTCACGCTTACGATTTATTCCACCAACCGATAGCGCTCCTCGAAAGAGTAATGGGTCTGGTTCACGAGGCGGGTGTGAGCAGTTACCAAGTGAATTGGTGACGCTGTTAATTCCTTCAAAGGAAGTCGCTGCACAAACTATATCTGGTCATCCTAGATTTTTATGGTATTTGTCCGAGCCTGTAGACGTACCAATAGTATTTACCTTGGTGGACACAGTAGAACACCAGACAATATTTGAGAAAAAGATTGACTCCGCTGAGGTAGGGATGATCTCAGTAGAACTTCCGGAAAACAGTCCACAACTGATCGCAAACCCACCAGGACTGGAGGCAAAAGACAGGAACATATACATGTGGTTTGTTACCCTAGAATGCGATCGCGAAAACCCGTCTAACAATTCCTATCATACGAGCTGGATTGAGCGGGTATCACCACCCCCAGAATTAGAGCAAAAGCTAGCAGCTGTTGCTGCAAATACCAACAGCTCCACCTCTGAGTTACTGCATCAACAAGCAATCATCTATGCCGAAGCAGGGGCTTGGTTTGATGCCCTTGATGCCCTTTACCAGGCTCAAGCTGCTAATCCCAATGACTCCTCAATTCGAGCAGATTTTATCGCTCTGTTGGAGCAAGTGGGATTGGGTAGTGTGGCACAGTAG
- a CDS encoding DUF760 domain-containing protein, with protein MVFNPDFLSSPGAEPQANQLLQYLQNQPSDVLARIAKSASPEIQQIISQNVQGLVGMLPSENFNVQITTDRENLAGLLASAMMTGYFLRQMEQRMVLEDNLTNSTPLRPQKRPSEKRSDSPKPTES; from the coding sequence ATGGTATTCAACCCCGATTTTCTAAGTTCCCCAGGAGCAGAGCCTCAAGCGAACCAACTGCTGCAATACCTCCAGAATCAACCTTCTGATGTTTTAGCAAGGATTGCGAAGTCTGCTAGCCCTGAAATCCAACAAATCATCTCTCAGAACGTTCAGGGGCTAGTAGGGATGCTGCCATCAGAAAACTTTAATGTTCAAATCACCACTGATCGGGAAAATTTAGCTGGATTGCTGGCGTCAGCCATGATGACTGGTTATTTTCTCCGTCAGATGGAACAGCGTATGGTTCTTGAAGACAACTTAACCAACTCCACTCCCTTACGTCCTCAGAAGCGGCCCAGTGAAAAGCGTAGCGATTCCCCAAAGCCAACTGAGTCATAA
- a CDS encoding ABC transporter ATP-binding protein: protein MPPAVSIQNIYKIYDKVPVVNDLSFTIESGEIFGLLGPNGAGKSTTIRMLTTLTEPTKGQIKVAGYDVVEEKDQVKENIGVVLQQTSVDIDLTVWENMELHARLHHIANPGRQRLINQWLEYVELIDRRDSLVKTLSGGMKRRLQIARALLHQPKILFLDEPTVGLDPQTRRRLWEIIRDLNRQGMTILLTTHYMEEVEFLCDRYGAGKPGRIGIMDSGRLIKLGTFEQLRHQHGEGLLIKQLSERFEYKFFPTLEQASGYLESLPDKTGVMVRPSNLEDIFVELTGRQLD from the coding sequence ATGCCCCCAGCTGTTTCCATCCAGAACATCTACAAAATCTACGATAAGGTCCCTGTAGTCAATGACCTCTCCTTTACGATTGAATCAGGAGAGATATTTGGTTTGCTTGGTCCGAATGGTGCTGGTAAATCCACGACAATTCGGATGCTAACTACGTTAACTGAACCGACCAAGGGTCAAATTAAGGTAGCGGGTTACGACGTTGTAGAAGAAAAAGATCAGGTTAAGGAAAATATTGGTGTGGTCTTGCAGCAAACTAGCGTGGATATTGACCTGACTGTCTGGGAAAACATGGAACTCCACGCACGGCTGCATCACATTGCCAATCCTGGGCGTCAGCGGCTGATTAATCAGTGGTTAGAGTATGTAGAGCTAATAGACCGACGGGATAGTTTAGTCAAAACTCTGTCTGGGGGAATGAAGCGTCGGTTGCAAATTGCTAGAGCGCTGTTACATCAACCGAAGATTCTATTTTTGGATGAGCCGACAGTAGGATTAGACCCCCAAACCCGCCGTCGCCTGTGGGAAATTATTCGGGATTTGAATCGCCAAGGTATGACGATATTGCTAACTACCCACTATATGGAAGAAGTGGAGTTTTTGTGCGATCGCTATGGCGCTGGCAAGCCAGGACGGATCGGTATCATGGATTCTGGTAGACTAATCAAATTAGGTACATTTGAACAGTTGCGCCACCAACATGGGGAAGGATTACTGATCAAACAACTCTCAGAACGCTTTGAATACAAATTTTTTCCGACTCTGGAACAAGCGAGTGGCTATCTCGAAAGTTTACCTGATAAAACTGGTGTGATGGTTCGTCCCTCCAACTTGGAAGATATCTTTGTTGAACTGACAGGACGCCAATTGGATTAG
- a CDS encoding exopolysaccharide biosynthesis protein, translating into MAKLSVELQRYFFEEEQEPQVRLADILTLAGERIFGFIFVILSLPSALPVPAPGYSIPFGIVILLLAIQLIVGAKRPWLPKKIMNGKMKLETVQGFLKIGLPWLRRIEAVTRPRLTYICTSLPGRIFMGSAIALMSISMMIPIPGTNTVPAMGIFITGFGLTEDDGAISLAGLVVCLIGASLSISILFALWFGGTSLVDQIKILLGR; encoded by the coding sequence ATGGCTAAACTCTCTGTAGAACTACAGCGCTATTTTTTTGAGGAAGAGCAAGAGCCTCAGGTAAGGCTGGCAGATATTTTGACCCTAGCGGGGGAACGTATCTTTGGGTTTATATTCGTTATCCTATCTCTACCTTCAGCTTTGCCAGTTCCAGCACCGGGTTATTCGATTCCCTTTGGAATTGTGATATTATTGTTGGCTATTCAGCTCATCGTTGGTGCCAAACGCCCCTGGCTACCAAAGAAGATCATGAATGGGAAAATGAAATTGGAAACCGTGCAGGGTTTTCTGAAAATAGGACTCCCTTGGTTGCGGCGGATTGAGGCAGTTACCCGTCCTCGCCTAACCTATATTTGTACCAGTTTGCCTGGTCGGATATTTATGGGGAGTGCGATCGCATTAATGTCAATTTCGATGATGATTCCGATTCCAGGGACAAATACCGTTCCAGCGATGGGAATTTTTATCACTGGTTTTGGCTTAACTGAAGATGATGGCGCAATTAGCCTAGCCGGTTTAGTGGTGTGCCTGATCGGAGCAAGCCTCTCCATCTCAATTCTGTTTGCTCTATGGTTTGGTGGCACAAGTCTAGTTGACCAGATTAAGATTTTGCTGGGTCGTTGA
- a CDS encoding serine/threonine protein kinase, whose product MTLLHQASTIIGNRYRIVAPLGQGGFGTTYEAEDLTNYKRVALKAISLRDLENWKGLELFEREAKILAKLNHHGIPKYLDYFYIDTADDRRFYLIQELVGGQSFSELVKKGWYPSQGEIKEIAFQILDILEYLHQLNPAVIHRDIKPQNLIINSKGNVFLVDFGAVKDVYRNTLSYGETFVGTFGYMPPEQFQGQAFCASDLYSLGATLLFLLTHRSPADLPQQRLKIDFRGSVQISQHFADWLEKMLEPAVEDRFQSVEEAIDALRQKKSISSSLSGSIIPQRQQPAGSRIIFTKNYQRLVAEIPPCGLKDDNLLCALLIFYVLKVINNSWMMETITTIFWAVYFINFCIILLVILKLFFDIAGEISLEINRYTFRIEWHLFGLSLRQITGRTVDLKFVEVDSSVNFLGQKTITCAIWEGVQQHKFGSKLSKVEKRWLVEELRDFLAVI is encoded by the coding sequence ATGACATTACTACATCAGGCAAGCACAATTATTGGTAACCGCTATCGCATTGTTGCACCCTTAGGTCAGGGTGGCTTTGGAACAACCTACGAAGCTGAAGATTTAACTAACTACAAGCGAGTAGCCCTCAAAGCCATCTCCCTGCGCGATCTAGAAAACTGGAAAGGGTTAGAACTTTTTGAAAGAGAAGCTAAAATCCTGGCTAAGCTAAACCATCATGGTATCCCCAAATACTTAGACTATTTCTACATAGATACTGCTGATGACCGCCGTTTTTACCTAATTCAAGAATTGGTTGGGGGTCAATCCTTCAGTGAGTTAGTCAAAAAGGGTTGGTACCCTAGTCAAGGGGAAATCAAGGAAATTGCTTTCCAGATTTTGGACATTCTTGAGTACCTCCATCAACTGAATCCAGCTGTGATTCACCGAGATATTAAACCACAAAACCTGATTATAAATTCCAAAGGTAACGTGTTTTTGGTGGATTTCGGTGCTGTCAAAGATGTCTATCGTAATACGTTAAGCTACGGTGAAACATTTGTTGGCACTTTTGGCTATATGCCACCAGAACAATTTCAAGGACAAGCATTTTGTGCTTCTGATTTATACAGTCTAGGAGCAACACTATTGTTTTTGTTAACCCATCGCTCTCCTGCCGATCTACCTCAGCAGCGACTAAAGATTGATTTTCGTGGTTCAGTGCAGATATCACAGCATTTTGCTGACTGGTTAGAGAAGATGCTAGAACCAGCTGTAGAAGATCGATTCCAGTCTGTGGAGGAAGCGATAGATGCCTTACGGCAAAAAAAGTCAATTTCCAGTTCTTTGTCTGGTTCTATAATACCACAGCGGCAACAACCTGCTGGTAGTCGCATCATTTTTACAAAAAATTACCAGCGTTTGGTAGCAGAAATTCCGCCCTGTGGATTAAAGGATGATAACTTGCTATGCGCTCTCTTGATATTCTATGTACTTAAAGTTATTAATAATTCCTGGATGATGGAGACAATTACAACTATTTTTTGGGCTGTATATTTTATTAATTTCTGTATTATTTTGCTAGTTATATTGAAACTCTTCTTTGATATTGCTGGTGAGATATCTTTGGAAATTAACCGATATACCTTTAGGATAGAATGGCATTTATTTGGTTTAAGCTTGCGACAAATTACAGGACGTACAGTAGATCTTAAATTTGTTGAAGTGGATAGTAGTGTGAATTTCCTAGGTCAAAAAACTATTACCTGTGCGATTTGGGAAGGAGTCCAACAACACAAATTTGGTTCAAAACTTAGCAAAGTTGAGAAACGATGGTTGGTTGAGGAATTGCGCGACTTCCTCGCAGTCATATAG
- a CDS encoding DUF2282 domain-containing protein — protein sequence MELNQHCFRLILSTDLRVSSDIRESYVMKDMKKTVMVSAALTSVLALGLGVASENALAGKEGMEKCAGIVKAGQNDCGTSKHDCGGMAKVDSDPEEWIYVPEGTCKKIVGATIVGEPTSSQETEKPTESAQAN from the coding sequence TTGGAATTAAACCAACACTGTTTTAGGTTAATTCTGTCTACGGACTTACGAGTCAGTTCTGATATTCGGGAGAGTTATGTCATGAAAGATATGAAAAAAACTGTAATGGTGAGCGCTGCCTTGACTAGTGTCTTGGCTCTAGGTTTAGGTGTAGCATCTGAAAACGCCTTGGCCGGTAAGGAAGGAATGGAAAAATGTGCTGGTATCGTTAAGGCGGGTCAGAACGATTGTGGCACCAGCAAGCATGATTGCGGCGGGATGGCTAAGGTAGATAGCGATCCCGAAGAGTGGATCTACGTTCCTGAAGGCACTTGCAAAAAGATTGTTGGTGCCACGATTGTAGGAGAACCAACCTCCAGCCAGGAAACTGAAAAGCCAACCGAGAGTGCGCAAGCCAATTAA
- the scpB gene encoding SMC-Scp complex subunit ScpB yields MPRLATQIEAILYLKGQPVSIEEISEYAQCDREKVADGLIELMADYAHRDSALEVVETPAGYSLQLRATFSKLLQNLIPAELGTGALRTLAAIALKGPITQADLVNLRGSGAYQHIQELVELDFVQKRRQTEGRSYWLQVTEKFHQHFEVEQLLPPQ; encoded by the coding sequence ATGCCTCGTTTAGCTACCCAAATTGAAGCGATTCTATACTTGAAGGGACAGCCCGTCTCTATAGAGGAAATCTCAGAGTATGCCCAATGCGATCGCGAAAAAGTGGCGGATGGCCTGATTGAACTGATGGCAGACTATGCCCACCGGGACAGTGCTTTAGAAGTTGTGGAAACCCCTGCTGGGTATAGCTTACAGTTACGAGCCACGTTTAGTAAATTACTGCAAAACTTAATTCCCGCTGAATTGGGCACAGGTGCTTTGAGGACTTTAGCTGCGATCGCCCTTAAAGGTCCGATTACCCAAGCTGACCTAGTCAACCTTCGTGGTAGTGGAGCGTATCAACATATCCAGGAACTGGTCGAACTCGATTTTGTCCAGAAACGTAGACAAACTGAGGGGCGTTCCTACTGGTTACAAGTTACCGAAAAATTTCATCAACACTTTGAAGTTGAGCAGCTATTGCCACCCCAATAG